In a single window of the Papaver somniferum cultivar HN1 chromosome 8, ASM357369v1, whole genome shotgun sequence genome:
- the LOC113306908 gene encoding WAT1-related protein At3g30340-like — protein sequence MGEMMKWLNEWHPAFLMVAINFALAIVNILHKKVIDGGMDHLTLITYRLYISVLVLAPMAYFLERRTRPKMTFRVLCLLFVSAILGLTLTSYLFLVGLQNTTATFICAFVNMVPVITFLMALPFGLETVNMRSMSGNAKVLGTVVTVCGAMVLTLYKGVQLTNFSDSGETTSIHHSTINHINWLYPNNRTERWTIGTIALVVGTLLWSSWFLVQAKISKIYPCQYSSTTITCFLGAIQSTLFSLATNRQDFSPWVLKGKLQILTVLYSGIVGSGLSFVGMSYCVKKRGPVFTATFSPLIQIVVATIGFSILDEPLHLGSVLGSILIIVGLYILLWGKNKEANARATKQIEDVKAHDEEDQVIAKVYQT from the exons ATGGGTGAGATGATGAAGTGGCTGAATGAATGGCATCCAGCTTTTCTTATGGTAGCCATTAATTTTGCTTTAGCAATTGTAAATATATTGCACAAGAAAGTTATTGATGGCGGAATGGATCATCTCACTCTTATTACATATCGACTGTATATTTCGGTACTTGTCTTAGCTCCCATGGCTTATTTCCTGGAGAG GAGGACTAGGCCTAAAATGACATTTCGAGTACTATGTCTCTTATTCGTAAGCGCCATATTAGG GTTGACACTTACATCATACCTTTTCCTTGTTGGTCTTCAAAATACAACGGCAACATTTATCTGCGCCTTCGTCAACATGGTGCCCGTCATCACATTTCTAATGGCGTTACCTTTTGG GCTAGAAACTGTGAATATGAGAAGTATGAGTGGTAACGCGAAGGTTTTAGGTACAGTTGTAACTGTATGCGGCGCAATGGTACTGACCCTTTACAAAGGAGTGCAGTTAACAAACTTTTCTGATTCAGGAGAAACAACGTCAATTCATCACAGTACAATTAATCACATAAATTGGTTGTATCCAAACAACAGAACTGAACGTTGGACGATTGGAACAATAGCTCTGGTTGTTGGTACACTATTATGGTCTTCGTGGTTTCTTGTTCAAGCCAAGATAAGTAAAATCTACCCTTGTCAGTACTCTAGTACTACTATTACGTGTTTCTTGGGTGCCATTCAGTCAACTCTTTTCAGCCTAGCTACAAACCGTCAAGATTTTTCTCCATGGGTTCTTAAAGGAAAACTTCAGATCTTAACTGTCTTATACTCG GGGATTGTAGGGTCAGGTTTGAGCTTTGTGGGTATGTCATATTGTGTAAAGAAAAGAGGTCCTGTTTTCACTGCGACATTTAGTCCTCTAATTCAAATCGTAGTAGCCACGATTGGTTTTTCGATACTGGATGAACCACTTCATCTTGGAAG TGTGCTGGGATCGATTCTCATTATTGTTGGTTTATATATACTTCTATGGGGTAAGAATAAAGAAGCAAATGCTCGAGCAACCAAACAAATTGAAGACGTCAAAGCTCACGACGAGGAAGATCAAGTGATAGCTAAGGTGTATCAAACATAG
- the LOC113303988 gene encoding uncharacterized protein LOC113303988, which produces MYDSQIFSPLSEPSSDRWYIGHTGPKHVLEFFDSLSDHNLVLNSNPETDPNLVLNGELFISCYSASSFHDVVASPSILGKRSFSNSNNSPSFSPIKNPCYELGDGSSSKISVSWTTLRRAPFSLLDLTHNPDPLFTPKPSFYILVEDLGSEKSSNDSNSPHPSPLAIDQYGSNIKGDEEKSLDNWKKESINTIAKNQSTTKRAKESMGGANHGN; this is translated from the exons ATGTATGACTCCCAAATTTTCTCTCCTTTATCTGAGCCGAGTTCTGATAGATGGTATATAGGCCATACAGGCCCTAAACATGTGTTAGAATTCTTTGATAGCCTATCTGACCACAATCTAGTCTTGAATTCTAACCCTGAAACTGATCCAAATCTTGTGCTGAATGGCGAGTTATTTATCTCATGCTATAGTGCATCTTCTTTCCATGATGTTGTTGCTTCCCCTTCGATATTGGGTAAGAGATCCTTCTCTAACAGCAACAATAGTCCTTCTTTCTCTCCAATCAAAAATCCTTGCTATGAGCTTGGTGATGGCTCTTCTTCTAAGATTTCTGTGAGTTGGACGACCCTTCGAAGAGCCCCATTTTCTCTACTAGATTTGACCCACAACCCGGATCCTTTGTTTACACCAAAACCATCcttttatattctcgtagaagatCTAGGTTCAGAAAAATCAAGTAATGACTCTAATTCTCCTCATCCTTCTCCTCTGGCTATCGATCAATATGGGTCAAATATTAAGGGTGATGAAGAGAAATCTCTGGACAATTGGAAAAAGGAATCAATCAATACAATAGCAAAGAACCAATCAACTACAAAGCGGGCAAAGGAATCCATG GGAGGTGCGAACCATGGGAACTAA